The candidate division WOR-3 bacterium genome includes a window with the following:
- a CDS encoding FAD-dependent oxidoreductase gives MSGRAEEQKGVRAIHELPVQGAALVVGAGIAGIQAALEMAESGFKVYLVDRAPAIGGVMAMLDKTFPTNDCSMCILAPKLVGTGRHPNIEIITGCEITGFEGEPGSFTVRLRQKPRFVNLEKCTGCMECVKVCPVRVPDQYNQALSARGAVYKLFAQAIPNAVVIEKNTNRAPCRLACPAGVNAQGYVALTRARKFREAYLLVRERLPFVGVCGRVCHHPCEQECNRKEIDEAVAIRSVKRFLFDWVEKNEPVPYKKEEGAVSGSGARVAVIGAGPAGLTCALDLTLKGYQVTVFEKSEKPGGMMRWGIPAYRLPREVLDKEIQLIVDAGVELKLNSPVSSTAELEQLLKDGYQAVFVALGCHKSRTLTIPGMDLKGVWHAVEFLRAVNGGTEGNVQIGRRVVVIGGGNVAVDCAMCAKRLGAEEVTMVCLEKREEMPAHPWEIEEALTDGVKLMPGWGPKAIRGENGVVSGLETVECVRVFDQEHRFNPEFNQKNTGFVPGDTVIVAIGQAVAAEGFDGIERGPAGTWKVDPVSLAVQGLKGVFAGGDMVSGPASVIEAVQAGHEAAISIERFLKGEDLTVGRAQPKPLPAKLEESAAARWGKIEKKTRKKEAVLEGEKRLGGWVEINRGFDEETAVREAERCLDCGVCSECLQCVAACEAEALVHQDRERELELKVGAVVLAPGFKEHKPVKEWEYGYRRYPNVVTSLEFERILSATGPYEGQVLRPGDKSHPKKIAWIQCVGSRNEEHYYCSSVCCMFATKEAVIAKEHCAGDLECHIYYMDMRCFGKGFERYYERAEKEYGVKYRRSRVARVEAASDGQDLIISYEDENGVLHQEVYNMVVLSSALTADPATRELCERLGVQTDEQGFVKTDPEYPVATSRAGVYACGVCVEPKDIPETVTEATGCAGAVEALLAPARGTLVTKKEYPPERDVSLEEPRIGVFVCNCGINIGGVVRVPEVVEFARSLPGVVYAEENLFTCSQDTQERIRKAIVEHRLNRVVVASCTPRTHEPLFQETMREAALNPHLFTMANIRDQCSWVHMHIPEKATVKSKELVRMAVANARRLKPLRAGKQAIVQKALVIGGGLAGMTAARAIAEQGFEVYLVEKERVLGGTLRRLRYDEQGRETSELLSRLERQVRENPKIEVLTGAEVEGVSGYLGNYRTRLKTEAGERELVHGVFVVACGASEYKPSEYFYGAAERVMTQLELEQAIENGQVGNEETGQVIAMVQCVGSRDKEHPWCSRVCCTEAIKNALRLRRINPNNQVYIFYRDIRTYGFREKLYREAREAGVVFIRFDPDEQERALVVEREGGRFHISAFDPVLQARVGVKADLLVLSSGVVPAADNPKLAQLLKVPLNEDGFFLEAHMKLRPVDFNTAGIFMAGMCHSPRFIPETIAQALAAAARACAVISQSEITTQAVVARVRERWCVGCGVCERICQYEAVRVNQATGKSEVTPVLCQGCGACAAACPSNAIELQGFESRQLLSMVEEAL, from the coding sequence ATGAGCGGAAGGGCTGAAGAGCAGAAGGGTGTACGGGCAATTCATGAATTGCCCGTACAGGGTGCGGCGCTCGTGGTTGGTGCCGGCATCGCCGGGATTCAGGCGGCGCTGGAGATGGCGGAGTCCGGGTTTAAGGTTTACCTGGTGGACCGGGCACCGGCAATCGGCGGGGTGATGGCGATGCTGGACAAGACATTTCCGACCAACGACTGTTCAATGTGCATTCTCGCGCCGAAGCTGGTGGGAACCGGCAGACATCCGAATATTGAAATCATTACCGGTTGTGAGATAACCGGGTTTGAGGGTGAGCCGGGTTCGTTTACGGTGCGGTTACGGCAGAAGCCCAGGTTTGTGAATCTTGAAAAGTGCACCGGTTGTATGGAGTGTGTTAAGGTTTGTCCGGTGCGGGTGCCAGACCAGTACAATCAGGCGCTTTCGGCACGGGGCGCGGTTTACAAACTTTTTGCCCAGGCGATTCCCAATGCGGTCGTAATTGAAAAGAATACCAATCGGGCGCCATGCCGGCTTGCCTGTCCAGCCGGAGTGAATGCCCAGGGGTATGTGGCGCTCACCCGGGCGCGGAAGTTCCGGGAGGCTTATCTTTTGGTGCGGGAGCGGTTGCCATTTGTCGGTGTTTGCGGAAGGGTGTGCCACCACCCCTGTGAGCAGGAGTGTAACCGTAAAGAGATTGACGAGGCGGTTGCGATAAGGTCGGTTAAACGGTTTTTGTTTGACTGGGTGGAGAAAAATGAACCGGTGCCCTATAAAAAAGAGGAAGGCGCAGTATCGGGCAGTGGTGCCCGGGTAGCGGTAATTGGTGCGGGACCAGCAGGTTTGACCTGTGCCCTGGACCTTACCTTAAAAGGTTATCAGGTCACGGTGTTTGAAAAGAGCGAAAAGCCCGGCGGAATGATGCGCTGGGGAATTCCGGCATACCGGTTGCCCCGGGAGGTGCTGGATAAAGAGATTCAACTGATTGTTGATGCGGGAGTGGAGCTGAAATTGAATAGCCCAGTGAGTTCGACCGCGGAGCTGGAACAACTGTTAAAGGATGGTTATCAAGCGGTGTTTGTTGCGCTGGGGTGCCACAAGAGCCGGACTTTAACAATTCCCGGAATGGATTTAAAAGGGGTCTGGCATGCGGTTGAGTTTTTAAGGGCAGTAAATGGAGGAACCGAGGGCAATGTACAAATCGGACGGCGGGTTGTGGTTATTGGTGGCGGAAATGTGGCGGTGGACTGCGCGATGTGTGCGAAAAGGTTAGGTGCGGAAGAGGTGACAATGGTCTGCCTGGAAAAACGGGAAGAGATGCCCGCCCATCCCTGGGAAATTGAGGAGGCGCTAACCGATGGCGTTAAATTAATGCCGGGCTGGGGACCGAAAGCGATTCGGGGCGAAAACGGGGTAGTGAGCGGTCTGGAAACAGTGGAGTGTGTGCGGGTGTTTGATCAAGAGCACCGGTTCAATCCGGAGTTTAACCAGAAAAACACCGGATTTGTGCCGGGGGATACGGTGATTGTGGCGATTGGACAGGCGGTGGCAGCAGAGGGGTTTGACGGTATTGAACGGGGTCCGGCAGGAACCTGGAAGGTGGACCCGGTTTCACTGGCGGTGCAGGGTTTAAAAGGTGTGTTTGCGGGTGGTGATATGGTTTCGGGCCCGGCATCGGTGATTGAAGCGGTTCAGGCCGGACACGAGGCAGCAATTTCGATTGAGAGATTTCTAAAAGGGGAGGATTTAACCGTGGGGCGGGCTCAACCCAAGCCGCTGCCGGCAAAGTTGGAGGAATCAGCGGCAGCACGGTGGGGAAAGATTGAGAAAAAAACCCGGAAAAAGGAAGCGGTGCTTGAAGGTGAGAAAAGACTGGGAGGCTGGGTAGAGATTAATCGGGGTTTTGATGAGGAAACGGCGGTAAGAGAGGCGGAGCGCTGTCTTGATTGCGGGGTGTGTTCGGAATGTTTGCAGTGCGTTGCGGCGTGTGAGGCAGAGGCGCTCGTGCATCAGGACCGGGAAAGGGAACTGGAGTTGAAGGTTGGGGCGGTGGTTCTGGCGCCCGGGTTTAAGGAGCATAAGCCGGTTAAGGAGTGGGAGTACGGTTACCGGCGGTATCCGAATGTGGTGACGAGCCTGGAGTTTGAACGGATTCTGTCCGCAACCGGTCCTTATGAAGGTCAGGTGTTGCGGCCAGGAGATAAGAGTCACCCGAAGAAGATCGCCTGGATCCAGTGCGTTGGTTCCCGAAACGAAGAGCATTACTACTGTTCCTCGGTCTGCTGTATGTTTGCCACCAAAGAGGCGGTGATTGCGAAGGAGCATTGTGCCGGTGACCTTGAATGCCACATCTACTATATGGATATGCGCTGTTTCGGCAAGGGGTTTGAACGGTATTACGAGCGGGCAGAAAAGGAGTACGGGGTAAAGTATCGGCGGTCAAGAGTGGCACGGGTAGAAGCGGCGTCCGACGGTCAGGACCTGATTATCTCGTATGAAGATGAGAACGGCGTATTGCACCAGGAGGTTTACAATATGGTGGTTTTGTCCAGTGCGCTAACCGCGGACCCGGCAACGAGAGAGTTGTGTGAGCGGCTGGGCGTGCAGACCGATGAGCAGGGGTTTGTGAAAACCGACCCCGAATATCCGGTCGCGACATCCCGTGCTGGGGTTTATGCCTGCGGGGTTTGCGTTGAGCCCAAGGACATTCCGGAGACCGTAACCGAAGCGACCGGTTGCGCCGGTGCGGTTGAGGCGCTCCTTGCCCCGGCACGAGGTACCCTGGTCACGAAAAAGGAGTATCCACCAGAGCGGGATGTCTCTCTTGAGGAGCCGCGGATCGGTGTCTTTGTCTGTAACTGCGGGATTAACATCGGTGGTGTGGTGCGGGTGCCGGAGGTTGTGGAGTTTGCCCGCAGTTTGCCCGGTGTGGTTTACGCCGAGGAGAACCTGTTCACCTGCTCCCAGGACACCCAGGAGCGGATTCGCAAGGCGATTGTCGAGCACCGGTTAAATCGGGTTGTGGTGGCGTCGTGCACGCCCCGCACCCATGAGCCGCTGTTTCAGGAAACGATGCGCGAGGCGGCTCTTAACCCCCATCTTTTCACGATGGCAAACATTCGTGACCAGTGCTCCTGGGTCCATATGCACATACCCGAAAAGGCGACAGTAAAATCCAAGGAACTGGTGCGGATGGCGGTGGCAAATGCCCGGCGGTTGAAGCCGCTGCGTGCGGGAAAGCAGGCAATTGTGCAGAAGGCGCTGGTAATCGGTGGCGGTCTGGCGGGAATGACCGCAGCGCGGGCGATTGCCGAACAGGGTTTCGAGGTTTACCTTGTGGAAAAGGAGCGGGTGCTGGGCGGAACATTGCGCCGGCTCAGGTACGATGAACAAGGCAGAGAGACTTCCGAGTTGCTTTCCCGTTTGGAAAGGCAGGTGCGGGAAAATCCGAAAATCGAGGTTCTGACCGGGGCTGAGGTTGAAGGTGTTTCCGGTTATCTGGGCAACTATCGGACCAGATTGAAGACCGAAGCCGGGGAGCGGGAACTGGTGCACGGGGTTTTTGTCGTGGCATGTGGTGCTTCAGAGTACAAGCCGAGCGAGTATTTTTACGGTGCTGCAGAACGGGTGATGACCCAGCTTGAACTGGAACAGGCGATTGAGAACGGGCAGGTGGGAAACGAGGAAACCGGCCAGGTGATTGCAATGGTTCAGTGTGTTGGTTCAAGGGATAAAGAGCATCCCTGGTGTTCACGGGTGTGCTGCACTGAGGCGATTAAGAATGCCCTGCGTTTGCGGCGAATAAACCCGAACAACCAAGTCTACATCTTTTACCGGGACATCAGGACTTACGGGTTCCGGGAGAAATTGTACCGCGAGGCGCGGGAAGCCGGTGTGGTCTTCATCAGATTTGACCCGGATGAACAGGAACGGGCGCTCGTTGTTGAACGAGAGGGTGGCAGGTTTCACATTTCAGCGTTTGACCCGGTCTTACAGGCGCGGGTGGGCGTGAAAGCAGACCTTCTGGTGCTTTCCAGCGGTGTTGTACCTGCAGCGGATAACCCGAAACTGGCACAACTTTTAAAAGTGCCGTTGAACGAGGATGGGTTCTTCCTTGAGGCGCATATGAAGTTGCGACCGGTTGATTTCAATACGGCCGGGATTTTTATGGCGGGAATGTGCCATTCACCAAGGTTTATACCCGAGACCATCGCCCAGGCACTGGCAGCAGCGGCGCGGGCCTGTGCGGTGATAAGCCAGAGCGAAATAACAACCCAGGCGGTGGTGGCACGGGTGCGCGAGCGGTGGTGTGTTGGTTGTGGTGTCTGCGAGCGCATCTGCCAGTACGAGGCGGTGCGGGTCAATCAGGCAACGGGCAAGAGCGAGGTAACGCCGGTGTTATGCCAGGGGTGCGGTGCCTGTGCCGCAGCCTGCCCGTCAAATGCAATTGAGTTGCAGGGGTTTGAGTCCCGACAGTTATTGTCAATGGTAGAGGAGGCGTTGTGA
- a CDS encoding hydrogenase iron-sulfur subunit, with protein MSEFEPRIVGFLCNWCTYAGADLAGTSRIQYPPNMKPIRVMCSAAVDSVYIVRALMEGADGVFIGGCHPGDCHYVSGNYKTRRRMVLFNSIMRSLGLDQERVLLRWISAAEGKKFADTITEFTEKLRKKGPSPFKTLWEV; from the coding sequence GTGAGTGAATTTGAACCAAGGATTGTAGGTTTTCTCTGTAACTGGTGTACCTATGCCGGTGCCGACCTTGCCGGAACATCACGGATTCAGTATCCACCTAATATGAAACCGATTAGGGTGATGTGCTCGGCAGCGGTTGATTCGGTTTACATTGTCCGCGCCCTGATGGAAGGTGCGGACGGTGTGTTTATCGGCGGTTGCCATCCTGGTGACTGTCACTATGTCTCAGGAAATTACAAAACCCGACGCCGGATGGTTTTGTTTAATTCCATTATGCGTTCATTGGGTCTGGACCAGGAGCGGGTGCTGCTGCGCTGGATTTCTGCTGCGGAAGGAAAGAAGTTTGCGGATACGATTACCGAATTTACCGAGAAGCTGCGCAAGAAGGGACCCAGTCCATTTAAGACGCTGTGGGAGGTGTAA